A region of Streptomyces halobius DNA encodes the following proteins:
- a CDS encoding chorismate-binding protein, with translation MHDFPPMARFGGLIATDLRDVTSDPAALDSTGWWAVVADFEGGVVCARFGDIRPATAADGPAPGGWHGPAPGDWSSSLDRAAYTAGVRRIREHIADGTVYQVNLCRVLTAPLPDPGRADVDALSAVLARGNPAPYAGTIRLPGHGVEVATASPELYLRRDGRTVESGPIKGTGRTAADLTEKDHAENVMIVDLVRNDLGRVCATGTVTVPALCAVEPHPGLVHLVSTVRGELAGRNHRTAWADLLGATFPPGSVTGAPKYSALKIIDELETAPRGPYCGGIGWVDADRRVGELNVGIRTFWIDRTAPDGPVLRFGAGAGIIWDSDPEREWAETELKASRLLAVASGTHEVSGGRRR, from the coding sequence GTGCACGACTTCCCTCCCATGGCCCGCTTCGGCGGTCTGATAGCCACCGACCTGCGCGATGTCACCAGCGATCCCGCGGCCCTGGACTCCACGGGCTGGTGGGCGGTGGTCGCCGACTTCGAGGGGGGCGTGGTCTGCGCCCGCTTCGGCGACATCCGCCCGGCCACCGCCGCGGACGGGCCCGCCCCCGGCGGCTGGCACGGCCCGGCACCCGGCGACTGGTCCAGCTCCCTGGACCGCGCCGCCTATACCGCGGGCGTACGACGGATCCGTGAACACATCGCCGACGGCACGGTCTACCAGGTGAACCTCTGCCGGGTGCTGACCGCGCCGCTGCCCGACCCCGGCCGCGCCGATGTGGACGCGCTGTCCGCGGTGCTGGCCCGCGGCAACCCCGCGCCATACGCAGGAACGATCCGGCTGCCCGGTCACGGCGTCGAGGTCGCCACCGCCTCGCCCGAGCTGTATCTGCGCCGCGACGGCCGCACCGTCGAGTCCGGCCCGATCAAGGGGACCGGACGGACCGCCGCGGATCTCACCGAAAAGGACCACGCCGAGAACGTGATGATCGTGGACCTGGTCCGCAACGACCTCGGCCGGGTCTGCGCCACCGGCACGGTGACCGTCCCGGCACTGTGCGCCGTCGAGCCGCACCCCGGCCTGGTCCACCTCGTCTCCACCGTGCGCGGCGAACTGGCCGGGCGGAACCACCGGACGGCCTGGGCGGACCTGCTCGGCGCCACCTTCCCGCCCGGCTCGGTCACCGGCGCCCCCAAGTACAGCGCCCTGAAGATCATCGACGAGCTGGAGACCGCGCCCCGCGGCCCGTACTGCGGCGGCATCGGCTGGGTCGACGCCGACCGCCGCGTCGGCGAGCTCAATGTCGGCATACGGACGTTCTGGATCGACCGCACCGCCCCCGACGGCCCCGTGCTGCGCTTCGGCGCCGGAGCGGGGATCATCTGGGACTCCGATCCCGAGCGGGAATGGGCCGAGACCGAGTTGAAGGCGAGCCGGCTGCTCGCGGTAGCGTCGGGCACGCACGAGGTGAGCGGAGGAAGGCGACGATGA
- a CDS encoding aminotransferase class IV, translated as MKIWLDGGLRDADGARVSVFDHGLTVGDGVFETLKAVHGRAFALTRHLERLTTSARGMGLPAPDLDEVRDGCAAVLDANPMALGRLRITYTGGLSPLGSDRGDNGTTLVIALSETAPRPDTTAAVTVPWTRNERGALAGLKTTSYGENVVALSRARELGASEALFANTVGALCEGTGSNVFVVLDGELHTPPLSSGCLAGITRALTVTWAGAKETDLPLDVLERAEEIFLTSTLRDIQAVTRIDGRQLADRPGPVTAEAMRIFAERSAADIDPRC; from the coding sequence ATGAAGATCTGGCTCGACGGGGGACTGCGGGACGCCGACGGCGCCCGGGTCTCGGTCTTCGACCACGGCCTGACGGTCGGCGACGGCGTCTTCGAGACACTCAAGGCCGTCCACGGGCGGGCCTTCGCCCTCACCCGCCATCTGGAGCGGCTCACCACCTCCGCCCGGGGAATGGGACTGCCCGCCCCCGACCTCGACGAGGTACGCGACGGCTGTGCGGCCGTCCTGGACGCCAACCCGATGGCCCTCGGCCGGCTGCGGATCACCTACACCGGCGGCCTCTCACCGCTCGGCTCGGACCGCGGCGACAACGGCACGACCCTGGTCATCGCGCTCAGCGAGACGGCGCCCCGTCCCGACACCACCGCCGCCGTCACCGTCCCCTGGACCCGCAACGAACGCGGCGCGCTCGCCGGCCTGAAGACCACCTCGTACGGCGAGAACGTCGTCGCGCTCTCCCGCGCGCGCGAACTGGGCGCCTCCGAGGCACTGTTCGCCAACACCGTCGGCGCGCTCTGCGAAGGCACCGGCTCCAATGTCTTCGTCGTCCTGGACGGCGAGCTGCACACCCCGCCGCTGTCCTCCGGCTGCCTGGCGGGGATCACCCGCGCCCTCACGGTCACCTGGGCCGGCGCCAAGGAGACCGACCTGCCGCTGGACGTCCTGGAACGGGCCGAGGAGATCTTCCTGACCTCCACCCTGCGCGACATCCAGGCCGTGACCCGGATCGACGGGCGCCAACTCGCCGACAGGCCGGGCCCGGTGACGGCCGAGGCCATGCGGATCTTCGCCGAGCGGTCGGCCGCCGACATCGATCCGCGGTGCTGA
- a CDS encoding GNAT family N-acetyltransferase, with protein MTTTLRPTGPEARQDGGGRARSYDVCVNSRRVGGIRLATDERFGPTAGRIEALEIDPADRRRGRATVAALAAEEVLRGWGCRQIELTVPAEAAAAVCLAAALGYTERSRLLSKELGPPPELPDGSRDRTLTEAEFPAWRDAELAAYVPTLMSNGLTREQAERAAAYGPSFLPDGPAGPDHAVRILVRDGVDVGSVWVATRRPGQPGGHVMDVRVDTEHRGRGHGRTLMLVAERVCLAAGLPVLGLNVYAGNAPARRLYDSLGYRPSAYLLWKPIL; from the coding sequence ATGACCACTACGCTGCGGCCCACCGGACCGGAAGCACGCCAGGACGGCGGCGGCCGGGCCCGTTCGTACGACGTCTGCGTCAACAGCCGCCGGGTCGGCGGGATACGGCTGGCCACCGACGAGCGGTTCGGGCCGACGGCGGGCCGGATCGAGGCTCTGGAGATCGACCCCGCGGACCGGCGTCGCGGCCGCGCCACGGTCGCCGCGCTCGCCGCCGAGGAGGTGCTGCGCGGCTGGGGCTGCCGACAGATCGAGCTGACCGTCCCGGCCGAGGCCGCGGCCGCCGTGTGCCTGGCCGCCGCGCTGGGCTACACCGAGCGCAGCCGCCTGCTGAGCAAAGAGCTGGGCCCGCCCCCCGAGCTGCCGGACGGCAGCCGCGACCGCACGCTGACCGAGGCGGAGTTCCCGGCCTGGCGCGACGCGGAGCTCGCCGCCTACGTGCCGACGCTGATGAGCAACGGCCTGACCCGTGAACAGGCCGAGCGGGCCGCCGCGTACGGCCCTTCGTTCCTGCCGGACGGCCCGGCCGGGCCCGATCACGCGGTGCGGATCCTGGTACGCGACGGAGTCGACGTCGGCAGCGTCTGGGTCGCGACGCGGCGGCCAGGACAGCCCGGCGGCCATGTCATGGATGTGCGGGTGGACACCGAACACCGTGGGCGCGGCCACGGACGCACCCTGATGCTCGTCGCCGAGCGGGTCTGCCTCGCCGCGGGCCTGCCGGTCCTGGGCCTCAACGTGTACGCCGGCAACGCTCCGGCCCGCCGGCTCTACGACTCGCTGGGCTACCGGCCCTCCGCGTACCTGCTGTGGAAGCCGATCCTGTGA
- a CDS encoding DsbA family protein, with the protein MNDATASDAAASAARPVLDVWCELQCPDCRTALDDLRVLRERYGDRLDIRLRHFPLEKHKHAYAAAQAAEEAADQGQGWPYIEAVLARAEELGGRGEKLLLEVAGELGLDAEEVDTALIDGRHLLIVDADQAEGKAIGVTGTPTYVIGGERLDGGRNQEGLRARIEEIADRLLAEQG; encoded by the coding sequence ATGAACGACGCCACCGCCTCCGACGCCGCCGCCTCTGCCGCCCGCCCCGTCCTCGACGTCTGGTGTGAGCTGCAGTGCCCGGACTGTCGTACCGCCCTGGACGATCTGCGCGTGCTGCGCGAGCGCTACGGCGACCGTTTGGACATCCGGCTGCGCCACTTCCCCCTGGAGAAGCACAAGCACGCCTATGCCGCGGCCCAGGCCGCCGAGGAGGCCGCCGACCAGGGGCAGGGCTGGCCGTACATCGAGGCCGTGCTGGCGCGGGCCGAGGAGCTGGGCGGGCGCGGCGAGAAGCTGCTGCTGGAGGTCGCCGGGGAGCTGGGGCTGGACGCCGAGGAGGTGGACACCGCGCTGATCGACGGGCGGCATCTGCTGATCGTCGACGCGGACCAGGCGGAGGGCAAGGCGATCGGTGTGACCGGCACCCCGACGTATGTGATCGGCGGTGAGCGGCTGGACGGCGGCCGGAACCAGGAGGGGCTGCGCGCCCGGATCGAGGAGATCGCCGACCGGCTGCTGGCCGAGCAGGGCTGA
- a CDS encoding SsgA family sporulation/cell division regulator translates to MNTTVSCELHLRLVVSSESSLPVPAGLRYDTADPYAVHATFHTGAEETVEWVFARDLLAEGLHRPTGTGDVRVWPSRSHGQGVVCIALSSPEGEALLEAPARALESFLKRTDAAVPPGTEHRHFDLDTELSHILAES, encoded by the coding sequence ATGAACACCACGGTCAGCTGCGAGCTGCACCTGCGCCTCGTTGTGTCGAGCGAGTCCTCACTGCCTGTACCCGCGGGCCTGCGGTATGACACGGCCGATCCGTATGCCGTGCATGCCACCTTCCACACCGGAGCCGAGGAAACCGTCGAGTGGGTTTTCGCCCGCGATCTCCTCGCCGAGGGCCTGCACCGGCCCACCGGCACCGGAGACGTCCGCGTCTGGCCGTCCCGGAGCCACGGACAGGGCGTGGTCTGCATCGCCCTGAGCTCCCCGGAAGGCGAAGCCCTTCTCGAAGCCCCTGCGCGGGCCCTTGAATCGTTCCTCAAGAGGACCGACGCGGCCGTACCGCCCGGTACGGAACACCGCCATTTCGATCTCGACACCGAGCTCTCCCACATTCTGGCGGAGAGCTGA
- a CDS encoding TIGR02611 family protein, whose amino-acid sequence MNTEGNGGSEAAEGGAETDGRSLGSRAPRFIRRSRPLHLSWQVGIFVLGLTVVTVGVIMLPLPGPGWLVIFAGMAIWASEFVWAQLVLRWTKRKVTEAAQRALDPKVRRRNTVLTTIGVVIVAVLLAVYAWKFGFAMPWKVDQ is encoded by the coding sequence ATGAATACGGAGGGTAACGGGGGGTCGGAGGCTGCCGAAGGGGGCGCCGAGACGGACGGGCGGTCGCTCGGTTCGCGTGCGCCGCGCTTCATCAGGCGCTCCCGGCCGCTGCATCTGAGCTGGCAGGTCGGAATCTTCGTCCTCGGTCTCACCGTGGTGACCGTCGGCGTGATCATGCTGCCGCTGCCGGGGCCCGGCTGGCTGGTGATCTTCGCCGGTATGGCGATCTGGGCGTCGGAATTCGTCTGGGCCCAGCTCGTGCTGCGCTGGACCAAGCGGAAGGTGACCGAGGCGGCGCAGCGAGCGCTCGACCCGAAGGTGCGGCGGCGCAACACCGTTCTGACGACCATCGGCGTAGTGATCGTCGCGGTGTTGCTCGCGGTGTATGCGTGGAAGTTCGGTTTCGCGATGCCGTGGAAGGTCGACCAGTGA
- a CDS encoding SRPBCC family protein, producing MPDWSRRLHHYRFRSVWLLDAPPAVVYAVLGRGESYPRWWPQVREITSIDERCGTARIRSMLPYDLKIVASERVRDPAAGVLEITLRGDVAGWARWTIKPGGGGTRVVYEQEVEVCKPLLRGLALPGRPLFAVNHRLMMRAGRRGLAAWLARG from the coding sequence ATGCCCGACTGGTCACGCCGTCTGCATCACTACCGTTTCCGCAGCGTATGGCTGCTCGATGCGCCGCCCGCCGTCGTCTACGCCGTCCTCGGACGCGGTGAGTCCTATCCCCGGTGGTGGCCGCAGGTGCGTGAGATCACCTCGATCGACGAGCGCTGTGGCACGGCCCGGATCCGGTCGATGCTGCCGTATGACCTGAAGATCGTGGCGAGTGAGCGCGTACGGGACCCGGCTGCGGGGGTGCTGGAGATAACGCTGCGCGGGGACGTGGCCGGCTGGGCGCGCTGGACGATCAAGCCGGGCGGGGGCGGGACACGGGTCGTCTACGAGCAGGAGGTCGAGGTCTGCAAGCCGCTGCTGCGTGGGCTCGCCCTGCCGGGCAGACCGCTGTTCGCCGTCAACCACCGGCTGATGATGCGGGCCGGCCGGCGCGGGCTGGCCGCCTGGCTCGCCCGCGGCTGA
- a CDS encoding exonuclease domain-containing protein — protein sequence MPSWYEGPLASFDTETTGIDVERDRIVSAALVVQETPRSAPRVTRWLINPGVEIPEAATAVHGLTADHLALHGRWPAPVLEEVARALAAQAVAGRPLVVMNAPFDLTLLDRELKRHRATSLDAYLDVHPLYVLDPRVLDKHLDRYRKGRRTLTDLCAHYEIELSDAHEAAADAFAALRVVRALGHRFASRLEGLRPGELHTRQAIWYAAQARGLQEWFARSGTPETVDPHWPLRPELPAAA from the coding sequence ATGCCGAGCTGGTATGAGGGTCCGCTTGCTTCCTTCGACACCGAGACGACGGGCATAGACGTCGAGCGGGACCGCATCGTCTCCGCGGCCCTGGTCGTGCAGGAGACTCCGCGCTCCGCCCCGCGCGTCACCCGCTGGCTGATCAATCCGGGCGTCGAGATCCCCGAGGCCGCGACGGCGGTGCACGGTCTGACGGCCGACCATCTCGCGCTGCACGGCCGCTGGCCGGCGCCGGTGCTGGAGGAGGTCGCGCGCGCTCTGGCCGCTCAGGCGGTGGCCGGCCGGCCGCTGGTCGTGATGAACGCCCCCTTCGATCTCACGCTCCTGGACCGCGAGTTGAAGCGGCATCGCGCCACTTCCCTCGACGCCTATCTGGACGTCCATCCGCTGTACGTCCTGGACCCCCGGGTCCTGGACAAACATCTGGACCGCTACCGCAAGGGCCGCCGCACGCTCACCGACCTGTGCGCGCACTACGAGATCGAGCTGTCCGACGCCCATGAGGCGGCCGCCGACGCGTTCGCCGCGCTGCGGGTCGTCCGCGCACTGGGCCACCGCTTCGCGTCCCGGCTGGAGGGGCTGCGTCCCGGCGAGCTGCACACCCGCCAGGCGATCTGGTACGCCGCCCAGGCCCGCGGGCTCCAGGAATGGTTCGCCCGCAGCGGCACTCCCGAGACCGTCGATCCGCATTGGCCGCTGCGTCCGGAACTTCCCGCCGCCGCCTGA